Genomic segment of Candidatus Thorarchaeota archaeon:
TGAACAACCACACGATTTGGAGGGGCATTTGTTCGTTCTGTGAATTTTCGAATGATCTCGTCCATAAGTTCCTTAGCCTGATGGCGTTCAAGATGCGCCTCCTTAGTTGTTTCACGAACCTTGACAGATCCACCCCGTAGGACATACCCTTCACCACTATGGGTAAATATCTGGGCCATTGATGTTCTCAGAAAGCTATCCGAAGATACACGGCTTCGATAGAATGATATACCAACATAGCAGGTCCCTTCAGATAACTCTGCTAATCTCCAAGGTCTTCCACTTGCTTTGTAGTAAAGTGCCGTTGAAAGATTCCATGCAAAGCTTGCTGGAGGCTCGGTACTGCTGGTCTTGGGTGAATAATGTAATATATCTCTACCAGTGCTTTCTTGAAGTAATTGTATTGGTACTCCTAAGTCCATTGCTCGACCCTTTAATGCCGCCCAAAGATCATAGTTCTTTTCAGAGGCCCTATTCGGTTTCATCAAATCGATGCCTATTCCCCATTCTGTAAGGAATGTCTGTCCCTCTTCTTTTAACTTTAATAGTTTCTTCTCCTCTGGAGATAACCGTTTTTGTTTTGCGCCTCTTGTTCTCTCTGATATACCACAATATTCTTCAATTTCTTTTGGAAGACAACAAAGTACTACGGCTGGAGGGCTATCTTCACTTACGACTTTTCCCACATGTTCTGCAAATAGAATGGCGGCTTGTGCAATTCGCTCATTTACATCGTCAATATCAACTATTCTTCTAATACGAGTGTTAGATATCGTAGCAATCCAGTTGGACTGAGTAACAATATCACAACCTATTGCAGAATCGAGTTTAAAACCAGGATAGGGTGGGAAAAGCCATTGATTTCGTTTTGCGGAACCTATAGGACTTTTGAGTAAACTAACTATATCCTTAGCTAATCGAATAGTCCGCCCAGTTCCCACAATACCAAGACGAATTTGACTTAATGGGGAACCCCCATCATGTGGAACATACGGCCCAAAATGCTTGAGACCAACACGGGGATCCTTTTCCGTACCTCCGCCTCCAAATCGTAGAGTGGGCTCCCCAAGATAACGTGAAGGAAATGTTTCGATTGTCTGGTCTTCAATGCTAATGTAGTGATCTTCGAACTCGTCTTGTTGTTCTTTTTTAGGAAGATCTCCACGAATTCCAACTTCCGTAATCGAACGAACTGGCTCTCCAGATAGACGTATTCGGTCATTAATGATAATATCCCCATTATCAGTTGGAAATAATGAAATCCAGAACAAAATATTCAGCAAGTATTGACCGTTGTATTCATTATACGACAAGCTGGTGATTTTTGTTCCCATTGTAGAGTCAATAATAGGTTTGTAGCCATCAGAGGTAAGTACAATTCGTGGAGAAATCTGGATGTATAAAGATGAATCAATCTCCCTAGCTACTAGTTTTACAGCTGCATGACTACAATACTCCAGGTTTCCACCAACTTCGGGGATTATCTTTTGAGCAACTGTCCTAGTAGATGCACGATATCGTCCAGACCATTTTATTCGTCGTCGCGAGCCGTCTCTTGGTCTTAACGGAAAATAATATTTCCTCCCCCTTGATTGATATTTTAGTCCAATACTATAACAAGCAGTTTTGATTTCATTGTTGAGAAGTAAAACTATGATCTGCAAATCTTCTTCATCTAAGTCACCCGTCCTTATTCTTAGTATTGTATCTTGTTTTACAATAGATTTGAAACTAGGACGACTCAAATTGAGAAATGAATAACACTTGTGATCAAAGATTACATAAGGTCCAGGAAATCTTTGAGAACCCTTGGTTCTTCTTGGGAGAACCTCTCCAATGTATACATGATCGGGGAGCTTTTTCACTTCTAAAAGGTTTCCAAAAAGTGTTTCTCGGACTTCATCCGCTTCGCCTGATAAGATGGAGAGATTATGTCGCTCATCTTTCGCCCTAGCTGCAATCCATTCAATCTCGTTACTCGAAGCTTTAATACTTTGAGAACCCCTTCTAATAAAAACGTCATTGGCCTTGAATACTATCTTTCTTTGGTGGCCTCTACCATATGCACCTTCTTTGATCGGCACAAGAACAGTTTTTGATGGTGGAATATACATAATTGCAAACTTTAGAGGAGTATCACGAATAATCTCGCTATGCTCGACCCACAAAAGGCTAATGGGTTGCGACGAATAAGAATTGAACTTCTCTGTAACTGTTGCTCCATCTACATGAAAATCACTGGGCAGACCTATGAATTCAAACGACCCGGTATCTTTCTCCCGAACTCCAAAAACAATGTAACCACCACCATAATTTGCCATTGCAAAAATGTCCTTGGTAATCTCTGGAAAATCGGAACCTCTCTCAATATGGAGTATTTCTTTGAAATCTAACCAAGGCATTTCTCCTCTCTGGCCCATGAGATAATTTATTATTATAATATCGAGAGGATTGGGTTGACTCTCCGTTGTTGGAATTTTATCCATCACATTCACCATCCCACCAAGTTTCAGTTGACATGATATGTTATTACAACATGAAACAAATAAACTATGGTAATTAATAATATGCAGTTACTTTCCTGTTTGCTACGCATTCAAACTGGACCGCAACTGTATAACTAAACAAGTTCAAGCATTGGAATTCATTATGTTATCATTGTAATGGGTAGTCATGACACTAATGTATTCGTTATCGGTAAAATGGCTATGTTCTAATTTGCTCCAACTCATGGATTCTCTTAAAAAGAAGAACTATTGAATTTGATAGGCACTCAAACCAAATCACTATCTTAGGAAATTGATCTTCCGCAAATTCTACCAACACTTGAATGGCCCCAAGCAGATTATTTACTGCAATCGTCACTTTAGACACGAATGAATCTACAACTCTCTTGCCGCTCTTGTAAATATCATTAATAAATTGTCTTGATGGTTCCCAAGATAATAGAAAAAGAGAAATTAAAGATACAATACCCGCGGCTGAAATCGTCAGTAAAGGTTGCCGCTTTACACTATCAACCAATTCAGTAAATATCTGTTCTCCGATACAAAGACCTGTGTTCATAATCTGTTCGACTGCCTCGAATCCCATTGAAACTATTTCCATACCTATCATGATAAGAGCAAGCGTAGCATAAGGTATCCCTTCTGCCGCGACCCACAAAGTGAGGGCACCTCTGTTAACTTCAGTTAAAATCCTACCAATCTCACCAAGTTCCCATGTTTTAAACTCGTCAATGTCAATAAAATCCTTATCTTTTGAAATCACACCATGTGTATTGTACTCGAGAATAATCTGTACAAATACAACATCTTTAGGATCTCTTGTACCCATTAAATACTCGGCTTTGGCTTGATCGTGTATCTTGAAGCCTTTTACAAAACGTATTCCTTGAAAAATTCGTTCTGCAATAGATAATGCCTTCTGCTCTTCAATGCCCTCAAACTTTTCGGGAATCTTTTCATAAATCTCATTCCGCATCTCGATTGGGGCAAGAGCATCCAAAAAAGGACTTTTAGTTAGCGCCGAAAAAAAAGGTCTTTTTCCATTCATGATTCGAAGAATCTCCGAAAGTACTACATTTGTATCCACTACGATTCGGATACTGAAACCAGTTGAAGATTTTAGAACACTACCAAACTTTGAAAGAAAGTTTCTAAGGTATATTTCAGAGCTAGGATCCAGTAGGGCTATAGCATCATTCCAATACTTTTTACAATCATCACTTACCCAATTCACAGGACTTAGTAAATCGGTCATAAAGATATCAAGTACCTCCGACTAAGGATAGTTATCGATCGGCCTAAAGCATTTTCGGAAATTTATAGATATAGCAATAAATTGGATTGCTTACATTCAACTAGAAATTATTCTGCTTCGAGTAATATAGTAAGCTAAATCCAAGTTCAAAAATAGCATACAATCCTAAAACGATGTTCCCACTCAAAAATATCATAAGCCATTGCATCAAATCATTACGGATAAATTATCATCACAATCAATATAGATACAACTAAACATCTAGAGGGTTATGTGTAAACTCAAAGCCGTTTTCAGTATCCCAGCACAAACTAAGTGGCACACCAATCTCTAGTTTATCCACCCAACTTTGATCTGCCTTGTTAGGTTCACGATTTAATAATAGTATCCAATGATTCTTAGGCACTCGGCCGGGATAGAAATTATACTCTAGTATTTGTCCCAGTGCAGCTCGGATTGGAAAGCGTAACGCCCCATCAGAATATTTGGCTTCAACTCCAAAAGAAAGTCCATTATAATCAAAACACAAGTCAATATACCTAATCTCTTTGAATGACTTGATTCCATAAGCAGTCTTCAGCCATACCATGAACCTATTAACTAGTTCAAACTCCTTTGTACAATACTCACGTGTCCTAGACCTTAGTTCATACTGAATATATGAAATATCATGCGGATTAGAAGTTTCACTTTTGTATACTTCGGGATGATCTTCAGAAAGCCCGGATTCAACATCTAAAGACAACTCTGTAGTAATTATTCTTGAAGAACCGAATTTATTTAAAATGACAGGATATACTGGCAGATACATAGGCCTTGTATATTTTCCAAATACATTAGTTCGACTCATCAGTTGTTTAAGATACTTGTCAATCGGTATAGGCTCCGGAAAAACCACTACTTCTTCGATAGGACATTTTAAGTAGCGTTTTGCCTCATACCCTTCCGAATCCAACACATTTTCTATGATTCGCCTTTTATCAATTATACTGAGAGTTTTGAAGTGAGAAATATTTCCAAATGAACTTCTC
This window contains:
- a CDS encoding putative DNA binding domain-containing protein; amino-acid sequence: MDKIPTTESQPNPLDIIIINYLMGQRGEMPWLDFKEILHIERGSDFPEITKDIFAMANYGGGYIVFGVREKDTGSFEFIGLPSDFHVDGATVTEKFNSYSSQPISLLWVEHSEIIRDTPLKFAIMYIPPSKTVLVPIKEGAYGRGHQRKIVFKANDVFIRRGSQSIKASSNEIEWIAARAKDERHNLSILSGEADEVRETLFGNLLEVKKLPDHVYIGEVLPRRTKGSQRFPGPYVIFDHKCYSFLNLSRPSFKSIVKQDTILRIRTGDLDEEDLQIIVLLLNNEIKTACYSIGLKYQSRGRKYYFPLRPRDGSRRRIKWSGRYRASTRTVAQKIIPEVGGNLEYCSHAAVKLVAREIDSSLYIQISPRIVLTSDGYKPIIDSTMGTKITSLSYNEYNGQYLLNILFWISLFPTDNGDIIINDRIRLSGEPVRSITEVGIRGDLPKKEQQDEFEDHYISIEDQTIETFPSRYLGEPTLRFGGGGTEKDPRVGLKHFGPYVPHDGGSPLSQIRLGIVGTGRTIRLAKDIVSLLKSPIGSAKRNQWLFPPYPGFKLDSAIGCDIVTQSNWIATISNTRIRRIVDIDDVNERIAQAAILFAEHVGKVVSEDSPPAVVLCCLPKEIEEYCGISERTRGAKQKRLSPEEKKLLKLKEEGQTFLTEWGIGIDLMKPNRASEKNYDLWAALKGRAMDLGVPIQLLQESTGRDILHYSPKTSSTEPPASFAWNLSTALYYKASGRPWRLAELSEGTCYVGISFYRSRVSSDSFLRTSMAQIFTHSGEGYVLRGGSVKVRETTKEAHLERHQAKELMDEIIRKFTERTNAPPNRVVVHKTSFFSEEELSGFQEAIGDTPADYVAIREKQGYRFLRSGNYPILRGMMISLSPSVHLLYTHGYSPRLRSYPGHHVPDPLYIHHN
- a CDS encoding PIN domain-containing protein, with the translated sequence MTDLLSPVNWVSDDCKKYWNDAIALLDPSSEIYLRNFLSKFGSVLKSSTGFSIRIVVDTNVVLSEILRIMNGKRPFFSALTKSPFLDALAPIEMRNEIYEKIPEKFEGIEEQKALSIAERIFQGIRFVKGFKIHDQAKAEYLMGTRDPKDVVFVQIILEYNTHGVISKDKDFIDIDEFKTWELGEIGRILTEVNRGALTLWVAAEGIPYATLALIMIGMEIVSMGFEAVEQIMNTGLCIGEQIFTELVDSVKRQPLLTISAAGIVSLISLFLLSWEPSRQFINDIYKSGKRVVDSFVSKVTIAVNNLLGAIQVLVEFAEDQFPKIVIWFECLSNSIVLLFKRIHELEQIRT